In Solanum pennellii chromosome 7, SPENNV200, the following are encoded in one genomic region:
- the LOC107024069 gene encoding lariat debranching enzyme isoform X2 codes for MRIAVEGCMHGDLDNVYSTLLHLQEVQNIKIDLLLCCGDFQAVRNEKDLESLNVPPKFRSMNSFWKYYSGEKVAPFPTIFIGGNHEASNYLWELYYGGWAAPQIYFLGFAGVIKFGNIRIGGLSGIYKSHHYNMGHYEKLPYSEQDIRSIYHVREYDVHKLLQIEEPIDIFLSHDWPVGITACGDLKALLRQKPFFEQEIQEGTLGSKPAAELLGKLRPPYWFSAHLHCKFAALVQHEKDGHSTKFLALDKCLPGRNFLQVIEIESGPGPHELQLDEEWLAITRKYNAVLPLTIKNANYNVHLGTEQCLQFVRNKLQTRGSKPFEFVQTAPCYKPFQPVADGVFHGFYKNPQTEALLQFLELEYLLNKMLESRKPAANLAPLISGCSFDYLGEDIPIDDIDDTEDSKEVDPEYAQEG; via the exons ATGAGGATAGCTGTAGAAGGGTGTATGCACGGAGACTTGGATAATGTTTATTCCACCTTATTGCATTTGCAAGaagttcaaaatataaagattgATCTCCTTTTATGCTGCGGCGACTTTCAG GCTGTTAGGAATGAGAAGGATCTGGAAAGCTTAAACGTGCCACCTAAATTCCGGAGCATGAACTCTTTCTGGAAGTATTACTCAGGAGAGAAAGTAGCACCGTTTCCAACTATATTTATTGGAGGAAACCACGAAGCATCCAATTACCTTTGGGAACT GTACTATGGAGGATGGGCAGCACCTCAGATATACTTCCTTGGATTTGCTGGAGTAATAAAGTTTGGCAACATTCGAATTGGTGGCCTTTCTGGAATTTATAAATCACACCATTACAATATGG GGCACTATGAGAAGCTACCTTATAGTGAACAGGATATTCGATCGATATATCACGTTCGCGAGTATGATGTCCACAAGCTCTTGCAAATTGAGGAACCAATTGATATCTTTCTTTCACATGACTGGCCTGTTGGCATCACCGCCTGTGGGGACTTGAAAGCTCTTCTTCGTCAAAAACCTTTCTTTGAGCAAGAG ATTCAGGAAGGAACTCTGGGAAGCAAACCTGCTGCAGAATTACTGGGAAAGTTGAGGCCGCCTTACTGGTTTTCTGCACATCTGCACTGCAAATTTGCTGCTTTAGTTCAGCATGAGAAGGATGGTCATTCCACTAAGTTTCTTGCTCTTGATAAGTGCCTCCCTGGTAGAAACTTTTTGCAG GTTATTGAAATTGAGTCCGGACCAGGACCACATGAACTTCAACTTGATGAAGAATGGTTGGCTATCACAAGAAAGTATAATGCTGTCTTGCCCTTGACAATCAAGAATGCGAACTATAA TGTGCATCTCGGCACAGAACAGTGCCTCCAGTTTGTAAGAAATAAGCTGCAGACAAGAGGATCCAAGCCGTTTGAATTTGTTCAGACTGCGCCATGCTACAAACCTTTTCAACCTGTAGCTGACGGTGTCTTCCATG GTTTCTATAAAAACCCTCAGACAGAAGCTCTTCTACAGTTTCTGGAACTTGAGTATCTTCTCAATAAAATGCTAGAATCAAGGAAGCCTGCTGCAAATCTAGCCCCATTAATTTCAGGAT GTTCCTTCGATTACCTCGGTGAAGATATACCCATAGATGATATAGATGATACAGAGGATTCCAAAGAGGTTGACCCGGAATATGCTCAAGAAGGATAA
- the LOC107024069 gene encoding lariat debranching enzyme isoform X1, with protein MRIAVEGCMHGDLDNVYSTLLHLQEVQNIKIDLLLCCGDFQAVRNEKDLESLNVPPKFRSMNSFWKYYSGEKVAPFPTIFIGGNHEASNYLWELYYGGWAAPQIYFLGFAGVIKFGNIRIGGLSGIYKSHHYNMGHYEKLPYSEQDIRSIYHVREYDVHKLLQIEEPIDIFLSHDWPVGITACGDLKALLRQKPFFEQEIQEGTLGSKPAAELLGKLRPPYWFSAHLHCKFAALVQHEKDGHSTKFLALDKCLPGRNFLQVIEIESGPGPHELQLDEEWLAITRKYNAVLPLTIKNANYNSVHLGTEQCLQFVRNKLQTRGSKPFEFVQTAPCYKPFQPVADGVFHGFYKNPQTEALLQFLELEYLLNKMLESRKPAANLAPLISGCSFDYLGEDIPIDDIDDTEDSKEVDPEYAQEG; from the exons ATGAGGATAGCTGTAGAAGGGTGTATGCACGGAGACTTGGATAATGTTTATTCCACCTTATTGCATTTGCAAGaagttcaaaatataaagattgATCTCCTTTTATGCTGCGGCGACTTTCAG GCTGTTAGGAATGAGAAGGATCTGGAAAGCTTAAACGTGCCACCTAAATTCCGGAGCATGAACTCTTTCTGGAAGTATTACTCAGGAGAGAAAGTAGCACCGTTTCCAACTATATTTATTGGAGGAAACCACGAAGCATCCAATTACCTTTGGGAACT GTACTATGGAGGATGGGCAGCACCTCAGATATACTTCCTTGGATTTGCTGGAGTAATAAAGTTTGGCAACATTCGAATTGGTGGCCTTTCTGGAATTTATAAATCACACCATTACAATATGG GGCACTATGAGAAGCTACCTTATAGTGAACAGGATATTCGATCGATATATCACGTTCGCGAGTATGATGTCCACAAGCTCTTGCAAATTGAGGAACCAATTGATATCTTTCTTTCACATGACTGGCCTGTTGGCATCACCGCCTGTGGGGACTTGAAAGCTCTTCTTCGTCAAAAACCTTTCTTTGAGCAAGAG ATTCAGGAAGGAACTCTGGGAAGCAAACCTGCTGCAGAATTACTGGGAAAGTTGAGGCCGCCTTACTGGTTTTCTGCACATCTGCACTGCAAATTTGCTGCTTTAGTTCAGCATGAGAAGGATGGTCATTCCACTAAGTTTCTTGCTCTTGATAAGTGCCTCCCTGGTAGAAACTTTTTGCAG GTTATTGAAATTGAGTCCGGACCAGGACCACATGAACTTCAACTTGATGAAGAATGGTTGGCTATCACAAGAAAGTATAATGCTGTCTTGCCCTTGACAATCAAGAATGCGAACTATAA TAGTGTGCATCTCGGCACAGAACAGTGCCTCCAGTTTGTAAGAAATAAGCTGCAGACAAGAGGATCCAAGCCGTTTGAATTTGTTCAGACTGCGCCATGCTACAAACCTTTTCAACCTGTAGCTGACGGTGTCTTCCATG GTTTCTATAAAAACCCTCAGACAGAAGCTCTTCTACAGTTTCTGGAACTTGAGTATCTTCTCAATAAAATGCTAGAATCAAGGAAGCCTGCTGCAAATCTAGCCCCATTAATTTCAGGAT GTTCCTTCGATTACCTCGGTGAAGATATACCCATAGATGATATAGATGATACAGAGGATTCCAAAGAGGTTGACCCGGAATATGCTCAAGAAGGATAA